CCGAGCGCGGCCGCGTCTTCGTGCATCGCCTGAATGAAGCGCGCCGTCAGCGTGTCCACGTCCTCGCGATTTTCGGCGGCGCGCTTGATGATCTTGTCGTCGATGTCGGTGATATTGCGGACGTAGGTGACGTCGTAGCCGCGCGCGCGCAGATAACGCGCAATCATGTCGAATACCACCATCACCGAGCGCGCATGGCCAATGTGGCAATAGTCATAGACGGTGACGCCGCACACGTACATGCGTACCTTGCCCGGCACCAGCGGCTGAAACGGTTCTTTTTTACGGGTAAGGCTGTTGTAGATCGTTAGCATTGCATTTCTCAAAACACCGTCGCGTGCTTATTCCGGCGTCTCCCTCCCCCCTTGCGGGGGAGGGAACAAGGGAGAGGGGGATTAATGACACCCCTCTCTCCTGTCCTCTCTCCCGCAAGGGGAGAGAGGGACCCTTCGATTAAATGGCGTGGCGACTGAACTAAATTAATTTAATTGTTGACCGGCCCGGGCAAAGCGCTGGCGGGCACGATCGACGCCGAGCAGCGGCAGCAGCTTCGCCATCTCCGGGCCGTCGAGCTCGCCGGTAAGCGCCGCGCGCAACGGTTGGAACAGTGCCTTACCCGAACGGCCGCTCGCTTGCTTCAGCGATTCGCTCAATCCCTTGAACTCAGCACCATGAGTCACGAGCGCCGCCGCCGCTTGCGCATAGAAGCTTTCGCCGGCAGCCTGCATGGCATCACGTGCCGCATGTGTCGGCGTGAAATCTTGACCGAACAGAATCTGTGCCCAATGCAAGGCATCAGCAGCAAACAACAAGTTACCGCGCACGCAATCGATAAACGCCTGGCGCCGATCGGCCGGAACGAGCGCGTGCACCGACGCATCCATCCAGGTCCATATATCGTCGGCCGGCAAATGCAATACCGCTTCGCGCTGCCAATGCAACAACTGCGCTTCGTCATAACGCGCCGGCGACTTGTGCAACCGCGCAAGATCGAAATGTTGCGCGAGCTCGGCAAGGCTTAAGAACGCGTTACTCTCGAACGTATGACCGAGGCGCGCCAAATAATTATTGATAGCGAGCGGCAAAAAACCACCAGCACGCAACTCCTGCACCGATTTGCTGCCGGTGCGCTTCGACAGCGGCGCGCCATCGTTGCCCATCACCAAGGCGATGTGCGCATAACGCGGCACCGGCAAGCCAAGCGCTTCGAGCAACAACACTTGCCGCGGTGTGTTGGTCAGATGATCTTCGCCACGGACGGCGAGCGTTACGTTCATCAACGCGTCGTCGACCGCGTTGCAAAAGAAAAACGCCGGTGTGCCGTCGGAACGGCGAATCACGAAATCGCCGATGTCATCGGTCTTGAACGATTGCGGCCCATGCACGCCGTCGTCGAACTCGATGGTGCGACCATCAGGCACGTGAAAACGCAACGTCGCCGGCAATCCGCTGGCGCGCCGCTGCTCGACCTCGGCGGCTGCTAACCCGCGGCATTTACCCGAATACCGTGGCGGCTTGCTGGCGGCGATTTGGGTTTTACGTTCCACTTTCAGCTCATGCTCACTACAAAAGCAGGGATATGCCAGCTTGCGGTCGGCGAGTTGCGCAAAATACGTGGCGTACACCGCCCCGCGTTGCGACTGCTCGTAAGGTCCCAGCGTGCCACCCGCTTCCGGTCCTTCGTCCCACATCAGGCCCAGCCAACGCATATCTTCCATGAGCGCGGCAGTGTATTTCTCCTGGCCGCGCATGGCATCGGTATCTTCGATGCGCAGCAAGTAAATACCGCCGGCGTGCTTCGCCAGCAAGTAATTGAACAAGGCGGTGCGGATGTTACCGAGATGGAGTAGCCCGGTGGGGCTCGGCGCAAAGCGCGTCTTAGTCAGCGAGTTCATGCGGCCGAATGGTAGCGGAATCATGCGAAACAGCGAAGCCTCTGATGTTGCGCGCAAAACCACAGCCGGTCACAATGCGCCCGTCCGTCGCGTCACGCCGGCAGAAAACCCACGGACGGTGCCGGCCGAAAACCTTTAGAGAGCCACTTCATGATCCACATACAGACCAATCACGGTGTCATCATTGTCGACCTGTACGAGGACAAAGCACCGAAAACCGTCGCCAACTTTCTCGCCTATGCGCGCGAGGGCTTCTACGACGGCACCATTTTTCACCGCGTCATCAACAGCTTCATGGTCCAGGGCGGCGGCTTCAATCCCGGCATGACGCAGAAAGTGGGCCGGCCGCCGATCGAGAACGAAGCCAAGAACGGCCTGCGCAACGAGCGCGGCACCCTGGCCATGGCGCGCACCAGCGACCCACACTCGGCCACCAGCCAGTTCTTCATCAACGTGGTCGATAACGATTTCCTGAATTACACCGCGCCGACGCCGAGCGGCTGGGGCTATTGCGTGTTCGGCAAAGTGATCGAGGGCCTGCAAGTGGTCGACACAATCAAAGGCATACCGACCGGCTCGAAGCTTGGCTTCAAAGACGTACCGTTGACCGACGCCATTATCGAGAAGGTGCAGGTCGTCGGCGTTAAGTAAATCGCCTCGCCGCCGATGACGACGCTGTTCATCTCCGACCTGCATCTCACCGCCGACCGGCCGAAAATCACCGCGCTGTTCCTCGATTTCCTTAAAGGCGAAGCGCGCACCGCCGAGGCGCTCTACATCCTCGGCGATTTTTTCGAGTACTGGATCGGCGACGAAGCCGTCGCCCAGGCTGAGTTCCAACCGATCATCGACGGCCTGCGAGCGTTGACTGCCAGCGGCGTGCCGACTTACTTCATGCACGGCAATCGCGATTTTTTAGTGGGCGAAGGTTTCGAACGTGCCACTGGTTGCCGCGTCATCGCTGACCCGACCGTCGTCGATCTCTACGGCACACCAGTGCTGCTGATGCACGGCGATTCGCTCTGTACCGACGACGTCGAACACCAAAAATTCCGCGCGATCGTGCGCGACGAACAATGGCAGCAAGCATTCCTTACTAAGAGCGTCGCCGAACGCGTCGCGATCGCTCGCAGTTATCGAGAAATGAGCCGCGAAGCGACCTCGCAGAAAGCGGCCGAGATCATGGACGTCACCCAAACCGCCGTCGCCACCGCTCTTAAGCAACACAACGTGCGCCTACTCATCCACGGCCATACTCACCGTCCCGCTGTACACACGCTCGACATCGACGACGCACCCGCGCGCCGTATCGTTCTTGGGGATTGGTACGAACAAGGCAGCGTACTGCGCTGCGATGCCAACGGCTGCGAGCTCAGCGCGTTGC
This genomic stretch from Gammaproteobacteria bacterium harbors:
- a CDS encoding glutamate--tRNA ligase codes for the protein MNSLTKTRFAPSPTGLLHLGNIRTALFNYLLAKHAGGIYLLRIEDTDAMRGQEKYTAALMEDMRWLGLMWDEGPEAGGTLGPYEQSQRGAVYATYFAQLADRKLAYPCFCSEHELKVERKTQIAASKPPRYSGKCRGLAAAEVEQRRASGLPATLRFHVPDGRTIEFDDGVHGPQSFKTDDIGDFVIRRSDGTPAFFFCNAVDDALMNVTLAVRGEDHLTNTPRQVLLLEALGLPVPRYAHIALVMGNDGAPLSKRTGSKSVQELRAGGFLPLAINNYLARLGHTFESNAFLSLAELAQHFDLARLHKSPARYDEAQLLHWQREAVLHLPADDIWTWMDASVHALVPADRRQAFIDCVRGNLLFAADALHWAQILFGQDFTPTHAARDAMQAAGESFYAQAAAALVTHGAEFKGLSESLKQASGRSGKALFQPLRAALTGELDGPEMAKLLPLLGVDRARQRFARAGQQLN
- a CDS encoding peptidyl-prolyl cis-trans isomerase; amino-acid sequence: MIHIQTNHGVIIVDLYEDKAPKTVANFLAYAREGFYDGTIFHRVINSFMVQGGGFNPGMTQKVGRPPIENEAKNGLRNERGTLAMARTSDPHSATSQFFINVVDNDFLNYTAPTPSGWGYCVFGKVIEGLQVVDTIKGIPTGSKLGFKDVPLTDAIIEKVQVVGVK
- a CDS encoding UDP-2,3-diacylglucosamine diphosphatase, which produces MTTLFISDLHLTADRPKITALFLDFLKGEARTAEALYILGDFFEYWIGDEAVAQAEFQPIIDGLRALTASGVPTYFMHGNRDFLVGEGFERATGCRVIADPTVVDLYGTPVLLMHGDSLCTDDVEHQKFRAIVRDEQWQQAFLTKSVAERVAIARSYREMSREATSQKAAEIMDVTQTAVATALKQHNVRLLIHGHTHRPAVHTLDIDDAPARRIVLGDWYEQGSVLRCDANGCELSALPLAR